The Seriola aureovittata isolate HTS-2021-v1 ecotype China chromosome 2, ASM2101889v1, whole genome shotgun sequence genome has a segment encoding these proteins:
- the LOC130161491 gene encoding leucine-rich repeat neuronal protein 2-like, giving the protein MRPTLVLLQSQCLLCVFFGVCVPSAAVGSLPHALPWHVSCPVRCVCQIKPWFSPESVYHEAPTVDCNDLLLTKLPFPIPPDTHTLRLQSNLLSELNTAALHGLPNLTDLDLSQNRFSRVRSITQSSSLPSLLSLHLEENHLSHLPEASFSSLPALQELFLSHNNLHSIAPGAFTGLDSLLRLHINNNRLTTVDPRWFRALPRLEVLMLGGNPVEALPEQGFLALKSLRSLVLGGMGLRGLAEKALEGLDGLESLSFYDNLLTRVPTQALKRVPGLKFLDLNKNRIKLIETGDFRDMIHLKELGLNNMEELVSIEKAALENLPELTKLEITNNPRLSYIHPQAFLQLSRLESLMLNSNSLSALHQHIMLSLPRLQEISLHSNPLRCDCLFHWAAKEASRPHSEKDTQTDTQAARMVRFIQPQATLCSEPPELRARRVREVSSREMSASCLPMIPTSSLPSYVGVREGGKLVLHCRGLADPPPELYWVTPSGLRLGPAPSHATKGLPAPAHGHSLTASKGFNHTSASSVSHGQAQDDTPCVPSKHYRLLPEGTLEINKVTPSEAGLYTCVAENALGADTRSVTVGVHSREKKRKRGMSSNLKRFPLFSVDARLEVREVGQYYAILSWRSGRNLPSTRLSWQAIYSNTPTYTTRILAGTQSFNLTHLQAETFYRVCLHLGISEDAKHANRRSRESRKPQCVSFRTKDVPEPEPGLQLSPELTSTAVTLLLLALILLLLAGQGLDTQPSEGPEKVNSTLLQEIESPKALIIKQKTEGSNEHQPKRSRKINEDC; this is encoded by the coding sequence ATGAGGCCGACTTTAGTGCTTCTACAGTCACAGTGTctcctgtgtgtattttttggagtgtgtgtgcccAGCGCTGCGGTGGGCTCGCTACCTCACGCGCTACCATGGCATGTCTCCTGCCCGGTGCGGTGCGTGTGCCAGATCAAGCCGTGGTTCTCCCCTGAGTCAGTCTACCATGAAGCTCCCACTGTGGACTGCAACGACCTGCTGTTGACCAAGCTCCCCTTCCCCATACCCccggacacacacaccctgcgCCTGCAGAGTAACCTCCTTTCTGAGCTCAACACTGCAGCGCTACACGGACTCCCCAACCTCACCGACCTTGACCTTTCCCAGAATCGCTTCAGCCGTGTCAGGTCAATAACTCAGAGCTCTTCCCTgccctctctgctgtctctaCACCTGGAGGAAAATCATCTCAGTCACCTCCCTGAGGCCTCCTTCTCCTCACTGCCAGCTTTGCAGGAACTCTTTCTCAGCCACAACAACTTACACTCAATAGCACCTGGGGCTTTCACCGGTCTGGACTCCCTGCTCCGTCTTCatatcaacaacaacagactCACCACCGTTGACCCTCGGTGGTTCAGGGCTTTGCCCCGCTTGGAAGTTCTCATGCTTGGGGGAAACCCTGTAGAGGCTCTTCCTGAGCAAGGCTTCCTGGCCCTGAAATCCCTCCGGAGTCTCGTCCTTGGTGGTATGGGTCTGAGAGGCCTGGCTGAAAAAGCACTGGAAGGGTTGGATGGCCTGGAGAGCCTCTCCTTCTATGATAACCTGCTGACCAGGGTTCCCACACAGGCGCTGAAGAGAGTGCCGGGACTGAAGTTCCTCGACCTCAACAAGAACCGCATCAAACTGATCGAGACGGGAGATTTCCGGGACATGATCCACCTGAAAGAGCTCGGCCTGAACAACATGGAGGAGCTTGTTTCTATTGAGAAAGCTGCACTGGAGAATCTTCCAGAGCTCACCAAGCTGGAGATCACCAACAATCCACGTCTGTCCTACATTCATCCGCAGGCGTTCCTTCAGCTCAGCAGGCTGGAGAGCCTAATGCTCAACTCCAACTCTCTCAGCGCTCTGCACCAGCACATCATGCTCTCCCTGCCCAGGCTTCAGGAGATCAGCTTACACTCCAACCCACTACGATGTGACTGCCTGTTTCACTGGGCCGCCAAGGAGGCCTCTCGCCCTCACAGcgagaaagacacacaaacagatacacaagCAGCTCGGATGGTGCGTTTCATCCAACCCCAGGCCACCTTGTGCTCTGAACCACCAGAGCTGCGAGCCCGCAGGGTGAGAGAGGTGTCTTCCAGGGAGATGTCGGCCTCCTGCCTCCCCATGATCCCCACCAGCTCCCTCCCTTCCTATGtaggagtgagagagggaggcaaaTTGGTTTTGCACTGTAGAGGTCTTGCAGATCCACCGCCGGAACTGTACTGGGTGACTCCCTCTGGGCTGAGACTTGGTCCTGCACCCAGCCACGCGACCAAAGGTTTACCAGCTCCTGCTCACGGCCACAGCCTGACAGCCTCTAAAGGATTCAACCACACATCTGCCTCCAGCGTTTCTCACGGCCAGGCTCAAGATGATACTCCCTGTGTTCCTTCCAAACACTACCGGCTACTGCCTGAGGGAACTCTGGAGATCAACAAGGTCACTCCCAGCGAGGCGGGATTGTATACGTGTGTTGCTGAGAATGCGCTGGGAGCAGATACACGCAGCGTTACTGTGGGTGTGCatagcagagaaaagaaaagaaaaaggggaatgTCCTCTAATCTGAAGAGATTTCCATTATTCAGCGTGGATGCCAGGTTGGAGGTGAGGGAGGTCGGACAATACTATGCTATCCTTTCCTGGCGGAGCGGGCGCAACCTCCCCTCAACTCGCCTGTCTTGGCAAGCCATATACTCAAACACTCCTACATACACCACACGCATCCTGGCTGGCACGCAGAGTTTCAACCTGACCCACCTGCAGGCAGAGACATTTTATCGCGTGTGTCTACATTTAGGGATCAGTGAGGATGCCAAGCATGCCAACAGGAGATCAAGAGAGAGCAGAAAGCCTCAGTGTGTGTCGTTCAGGACAAAGGATGTCCCAGAGCCTGAGCCCGGCCTGCAGCTAAGCCCAGAGCTGACCTCCACAGCAGTCACACTTCTGCTCCTGGCGCtcatactgctgctgctggcaggaCAGGGCTTGGACACTCAGCCGAGTGAGGGGCCAGAAAAGGTCAACAGCACCCTCCTCCAGGAAATCGAAAGTCCCAAGGCTCTGATCatcaaacaaaagacagaaggGAGCAACGAACATCAGCCAAAGCGGAGCAGGAAAATAAACGAGGACTGCTGA